GGGGACTCGGCGCCCCGGGCGAAGGGGGCGCCGGGCTGGTGGTGATGGGCACCATCTCCGCCCTGCTGAGCTGGTTCATCTGGGCGTACCTGACCTACCTGATCGGGGTGAAAGTGATGCCCGAGCCCCAGACCCGGTCGAGCCCGGGGGAGCTCCTGCGCACCATCGGGTTCTCCAGCGCTCCGGGCCTGGTGCGCGTGCTGGGGCTGATCCGCCCCCTGGCCTGGATCGTGTTCGCCGTGGCGTCGGTGTGGATGCTGGTCGCCATGGTGGTGGCAGTCCGCCAGGCCCTGGACTACCGGAGCACGGGCCGGGCCGTGGGCGTGTGCGCCGTCGCCTGGGTCATCCAGGCGGTCATTCTGGCGCTGCTGTTCACCCTCTTCGGGACCACGGCCTGACCGTGGATAGACCGCCGCCGGGGAAAGGCGCAAGGCAGCCGCAGCGGGCGCCCAAGATGCTGGACTGGCGGGCGCTGATCTGGGTGCTGGCGGTGTGGCTGCTGCTGAGCACCTTCTTCCAGGCCACCCAGACCCAGGACCGCGCGGAGCTGCCGTACACCAACTTCCTCTCCCACCTGGAGGCGGACCGGGTCGCGGCGGTGACCGTGCGGGGGCAGCACATCACCGGCAGCTTCCGCGAGCCCGTGACGCCCGAGCCCCAGGCGGGCGAAGAGACGCCGGCCGAGCCCCGGGAGTACTCCTCCTTCGCCACCACCATCCCTTCCTTCGGGGACCCGGAGCTCCTGGGGCTTCTGCGGGAAAAGGAGGTCACGGTCCGGGCCGAGAGCGAGGACAACCCCTGGTACCTCACGCTGCTCCTGAGCTTTCTCCCATGGATCCTCATCATCGGCGCCTTCGTCTACATGAGCCGGAAGGCCCGGGAGCGCATGGGGGGCATGATGGGGGGGCAGAACCCCTTCTCCTTCGGCAAGTCCAAGGCCCGCCTCTACAAGAAGTCCGAGAGCGACGCCACCTTCGAGGACGTGGCCGGCCTGGCCAACGCCAAGCGGGAGCTCGCCGAGGTGGTGGAGTTCCTCAAGGAGCCCAAGCGCTTCCGCTCCCTGGGGGCCGAGCTCCCCAACGGCATCCTCCTGGTGGG
This genomic stretch from Thermodesulfobacteriota bacterium harbors:
- a CDS encoding YIP1 family protein: MAQIVERMLRAAKLDASLYEEVEADPAALGQALGVVVLSSVAGGLGAPGEGGAGLVVMGTISALLSWFIWAYLTYLIGVKVMPEPQTRSSPGELLRTIGFSSAPGLVRVLGLIRPLAWIVFAVASVWMLVAMVVAVRQALDYRSTGRAVGVCAVAWVIQAVILALLFTLFGTTA
- a CDS encoding ATP-dependent metallopeptidase FtsH/Yme1/Tma family protein, coding for MLDWRALIWVLAVWLLLSTFFQATQTQDRAELPYTNFLSHLEADRVAAVTVRGQHITGSFREPVTPEPQAGEETPAEPREYSSFATTIPSFGDPELLGLLREKEVTVRAESEDNPWYLTLLLSFLPWILIIGAFVYMSRKARERMGGMMGGQNPFSFGKSKARLYKKSESDATFEDVAGLANAKRELAEVVEFLKEPKRFRSLGAELPNGILLVG